In the Aggregatilinea lenta genome, CCCTGCCGCCGGGATCGCGCGGGCTGGACCTGGGCTGCGGGCCGGGCGGGCTGTTCACGCTGCTCGATGAATTGACCGGGCATTCGGCGCAGATCACCGGGCTGGATATCTCGGCGGGCCACCTGGAGACGGCTCAACGCCAGATCGTGCGGCACGGTCTCGGCGCGCGCTTCGACGTGGTCCAGGCCGATCTGCGCGATCCGCTGCCGTTCCCCGACGATACATTCGACTGGGCCTGGACCGCCGATACGCTCAATTCCGCCACGGACGAAGGCCCGTTTCCCGATCCGGTCGAGGTGCTGCGCGAGGTGCGGCGCGTCGTGCGTCCCGGCGGGATCGTCGCGTGCTTCCTGACCAACCGCCTGGGCGCGATCTACCTGCCCGGGTATGCGGCCATTGAGCACCACCTCGCGACAGCGGTCAGCGTGCGCTACAACAAGAAGGACCGCGTGCACCCCTCGTTCCGCA is a window encoding:
- a CDS encoding class I SAM-dependent methyltransferase, whose protein sequence is MSDAHGVGADYSDRELSYNRFMEPALRDALTVLALPPGSRGLDLGCGPGGLFTLLDELTGHSAQITGLDISAGHLETAQRQIVRHGLGARFDVVQADLRDPLPFPDDTFDWAWTADTLNSATDEGPFPDPVEVLREVRRVVRPGGIVACFLTNRLGAIYLPGYAAIEHHLATAVSVRYNKKDRVHPSFRNENPLAWFQAAGLRDAILSPHVVLYEQPLPPSVRAYIHRYIFEAEYGPADDLKPYALGVGLTEDDWQTWLDISDPGSPNYLLAEPAYYCLRYAVMAVGRVP